One genomic window of Oncorhynchus clarkii lewisi isolate Uvic-CL-2024 chromosome 5, UVic_Ocla_1.0, whole genome shotgun sequence includes the following:
- the LOC139409771 gene encoding glutamine-rich protein 2-like yields MSSKEQRICQELLQMKGHAAVSLVYWKLQQEQPRADRSSQEQPGAAKSRQEQTRVARSSQEQSGAARSSQEPSGAARSSQEQSGAVWSRQEQPGAVRSSQEQPGAARSSQEQPGAVRSSQEQPGAARSSQEQSGAARSSQEQSGATSSSLEQPGAVRSSPEQPGAARSSQEQPGAVRSSPEQPRAARGSQKHSGAVRSSQEQPGAVRSSQEQSGAARSSQEQSGAARSSQEQPGAVRSSQEQPGAARSSQEQPGAAWSSQEQSGAARSSQEQPGAARSSQKQPGAVRSSQEQPGAARSSQEQSGAARSSPEQPGAARSSQEQSGAVRSSPEQPGAVRSSQEQPGAARSSQEQPGAAWSSQEQTRADKSSQEQPGAVRSSQEQPGAVRSSQEQSGAVWSSLEQAGAARSSQEQSGAARSSQDQSGAVRSSQEQPGAVRSSQEQSGAARSSQEQPGAVRSSQEQPGAATYHAGRRRRESLVCTLRKVSITQQQSEKIAPWREPNIIDV; encoded by the coding sequence ATGTCTTCAAAGGAGCAGCGAATTTGTCAAGAACTCCTTCAGATGAAGGGACATGCAGCAGTCTCATTGGTTTACTGGAAGCTACAGCAGGAGCAGCCAAGAGCAGACAGGAGTAGCCAGGAGCAGCCAGGAGCAGCCAAGAGCAGACAAGAGCAGACAAGAGTAGCCAGGAGCAGCCAGGAGCAGTCAGGAGCAGCCAGGAGCAGCCAGGAGCCGTCAGGAGCAGCCAGGAGCAGTCAGGAGCAGTCTGGAGCAGTCTGGAGCAGGCAGGAGCAGCCAGGAGCAGTCAGGAGCAGTCAGGAGCAGCCAGGAGCAGCCAGGAGCAGCCAGGAGCAGCCAGGAGCAGTCAGGAGCAGCCAGGAGCAGCCAGGAGCAGCCAGGAGCAGTCAGGAGCAGTCAGGAGCAGCCAGGAGCAGTCAGGAGCAGTCTGGAGCAACCAGTAGTAGCCTGGAGCAGCCAGGAGCAGTCAGGAGCAGCCCGGAGCAGCCCGGAGCAGCCAGGAGCAGCCAGGAGCAGCCAGGAGCAGTCAGGAGCAGCCCTGAGCAGCCAAGAGCAGCCAGGGGCAGTCAGAAGCATTCAGGAGCAGTCAGGAGCAGCCAGGAGCAGCCAGGAGCAGTCAGGAGCAGTCAGGAGCAGTCTGGAGCAGCCAGGAGCAGCCAGGAGCAGTCAGGAGCAGCCCGGAGCAGCCAGGAGCAGCCAGGAGCAGTCAGGAGCAGCCAGGAGCAGCCAGGAGCAGCCAGGAGCAGTCAGGAGCAGCCAGGAGCAGCCTGGAGCAGTCAGGAGCAGTCAGGAGCAGCCAGGAGCAGTCAGGAGCAGCCCGGAGCAGCCAGGAGCAGCCAGAAGCAGCCAGGAGCAGTCAGGAGCAGTCAGGAGCAGCCCGGAGCAGCCAGGAGCAGTCAGGAGCAGTCAGGAGCAGCCAGGAGCAGCCCGGAGCAGCCAGGAGCAGCCAGAAGCAGCCAGGAGCAGTCAGGAGCAGTCAGGAGCAGCCCGGAGCAGCCAGGAGCAGTCAGGAGCAGCCAGGAGCAGCCAGGAGCAGCCAGGAGCAGTCAGGAGCAGCCAGGAGCAGCCTGGAGCAGCCAAGAGCAGACAAGAGCAGACAAGAGTAGCCAGGAGCAGCCAGGAGCAGTCAGGAGCAGCCAGGAGCAGCCAGGAGCCGTCAGGAGCAGCCAGGAGCAGTCAGGAGCAGTCTGGAGCAGTCTGGAGCAGGCAGGAGCAGCCAGGAGCAGTCAGGAGCAGTCAGGAGCAGCCAGGAGCAGCCAGGATCAGTCAGGAGCAGTCAGGAGCAGCCAGGAGCAGCCTGGAGCAGTCAGGAGCAGTCAGGAGCAGTCAGGAGCAGCCAGGAGCAGTCAGGAGCAGCCCGGAGCAGTCCGGAGCAGCCAGGAGCAGCCAGGAGCAGCCACCTATCAtgcaggaagaagaagaagagagagtttAGTCTGTACCTTAAGAAAGGTTAGCATTACACAACAGCAGTCTGAGAAGATTGCCCCCTGGAGAGAGCCAAATATAATAGATGTGTGA